Within the Bacillota bacterium genome, the region AGGAAGAAGCCCATGGACATCACCTGCATGCCGTAGGCCTCCACCGGGGCGATGGCGTTGCCGATGGCCACGGGCCGGGTGGCGATGCCCAGCATGCGCGGGATGGAGAAGCCGTAGATGTCGGCGTCCAGCAGGCCGACCCTCTTCCCCCGCCTCCGCAGGGCGACGGCCAGGTTGGCCGTCACGGTCGACTTGCCCACGCCGCCCTTGCCGCTGGCCACGCCGATGACCACGGTGCGCGACCCCGGCCGCGTCACCGACGACGTGTGCCCCGGCTCCTGGCCGCGCAGCCGCTGCGAGAGCCTCTGCCGCTCCTGCTCGTCCATCACCGAGAGGTGGACGTCCACCTGCTCCACGCCGGAAAGCGCGCCCACCCGCCGGCGGACTTCCTCGTCGATGCGCCCCTGCAGCGGGCAACCGGCCACCGTCAGGGCCACGTCCACCGTGACGCGGCCGCCGTCGATGCGCACCTCGCGGACCATATCGAGATCGGTGATGCTCCGGCCCAGCTCGGGGTCGATCACGTCACCGAGGACGTTCAGGACCTCTTCCTTGGTCGCCAATCACCACACCCCCACCTCGGCCCCGCTCGTCGTCCACCCTCTCATGATACACGGAGGGCGGAGGCGAGCCGACGGAAGCCCTCCTCGATCCGCTCCAGGGAGGTGGCGTAGCTGAGGCGGAGGTACTCGGGCAACCCGAAGCCCGCGCCGGGCACCACCGCCACGTGGGCCTCCTCCAGCAGGAGCTCCGCCAGATCGTCGCCGTCGTTCACCTGGCGGCCCGCCACCGCGCGGCCCAGCAGGGGGCGGATGGAGGGGAAGGCGTAGAAGGCGCCCTCCGGCTCCCGAGGAAGCTCGAAACCGGGCGTCCGGCGGATCAGCTCCACCACCCGCCTCCGCCTGCGGTCGAACTCCTCCACCATGGCGCGCGCCGCCTCGCCCGCCTGGCGCAGCGCGGCCACCGCCGCCCACTGGGAGATGGTGGAGGGCGCCGAGGTGAGATGCGACTGGATGGCGGTCATCGCCTCGACCAGGGCGCGGTCCTCGGCCACGGCCCAGCCGATCCGCCAGCCGGTCATGGCGTAGGCCTTGGAGACCCCGTCGATGAGGACGGTGCGGGCGCGGACCTCGGGCCCCAGCTGCGCGACGCTCACGTGCTCGACGCCGAAGACCAGGTGGCGGTAGATCTCGTCGGAGATGATCCAGAGCCCGTGCCGCAGGGCCAGCTCGGCCACCGCCTCCAGCTCGCCCCGGCCGAGGACCGCGCCGCTGGGGTTGGAGGGCGAGTTGAGCAGGATGGCCCGGGTGCGGGGGCCGATGGCGGCCTCCAGCGCCTCCAGGTCCAGATGGAAGCCCTCCTCCACCCGGGTGGGGACGATGACGGGCGTCGCGCCAGCCAACCGGATCTGCTCGGGATAGGAGACCCAGTAGGGAGCGGGCACGACCACCTCGTCGCCCGGCCCCGCCAGGGCGAAGAGCACGTTGAAGATGCTCTGCTTCGCCCCGTTGGAGACGACGATCCGGGCGGGATCCACGTCCAGCCCAAGCTCCTCGGCCAGGTTGGCGGCCACCGCTTCCCGCAGCTCCGGAAGCCCCTGCACCGCGGTGTACTTCGTCTGGCCCCGTCGCATCGCCGCCAGCGCGGCTTCCTTGATCACCTCCGGCGTGTCGAAGTCGGGTTCTCCCACGCTGAAGCTGATCACGTCCACGCCCTGGCGGACGAGCGCCTTGGCGCGCGCGTCCATGGCCATGGTGGGCGAGGCGGCCAGCCCCTCCGTCCGCTCCGCAAGAGCCAACGCCATCGCTCCTTCCCGAAACGGGCTCCGCCTCTCGACCTCGACGTCGCTTCCGGTGCCGAACCGAGGTGACGGGATTCGGAAAGCTCTTCCTGATGGTCAGATTCTATGAACGCGGCCCCGGTACAGCAACCCGTGCACCGGGTCGACGGTCACCGTCTCGCCGGGCCGGAGCTCCTCCGCGCTCTCCGGCTGGTAGCCGACGATGGCGGGTCGGCCGAGGTTGAGGGCGACGATGGCGCTGGGGGAGCTGAGGCCGCCCTCGCGGACCACGAGCGCCGCCGCCCGCTGGGCGTAGACCACCATCTCCGGGTCGATGCGGGGCACCACCAGGACGTCGCCGTCGCGGAAGGCGGAGGCGGCCGCGGTGGCGTCCTCCACCAGGCAGACCGGACCGCTGGCGGCCTCCTTGCCGATCCCCTGGCCGCGCCCGAGGACGGCCGCCACCGTGTGGACCTTGAGCGTGTTGGTGGTCCCGGAGACGCCGACGGGGAAGCCGGCGGTGATGACGACCACGTCGCCGTTCGCCACCCGCCCCGATTCCAGCGCCGCCGCCACCGCCCTCTCGATCACCTCGTCGCTGGAACGCTGGCGGGCCAGCACGAGCGGTTCCACGCCCCAGACCAGGCTGAGGCGGCGGGCGGTCCCCGACTCCGGGGTGACGGCCAGGATGGGGGCGGCGGGTCTCTGGGCCGCCACCACGCGGGCCGTCCGCCCGGACTGGGTCGGCGTGATGATCGCCGCGGCGCCCAGCGCCGCCGCGGTCGCCACCGAGGCGCGGCTGATGGCGTCGGTGACGGTGGCGGGGGAGGAAGGCGGCTGCGCTCCCTGGCGGCGGGCGACCAGCTCGGCGTCGGCGCGCTCGGCGATCCGCGCCATCATCCGCACCGCCTCCACCGGGTGGGCGCCGGTGGCGCTCTCGGCGCTGAGCATGACCGCGTCGGTCCCGTCCATCACGGCGTTGGCCACGTCGGCCGCCTCGGCCCGCGTGGGCGAGGCGTGCTCGACCATGGATTCCAGCATCTGGGTGGCCGTGATCACCGGCTTCCCCGCCCGGTTGGCCAGGGCGATGATCCGCTTCTGGATGAAGGGGACGTCCTCGGTGGGCATCTCCAGCCCCAGGTCGCCCCGCGCCACCATGATCCCGTCGGAGACCTCCAGGATCTCCTCGAAGCGGTCGACACCGTGACGGGTCTCGATCTTGGTGATGATCTCCGGCAGCCGGGCGGCCGGGGAGGCGTTCTCCTCCAGGAAGCGGCGCACCGCGAGCACGTCGTCCGCCGTCTGGATGAAGCTGGCCGCCACGAACTCGATCCCCAGCTCCAGGCCGAGGCGGAGGTCGGCCTCGTCCTCCGGCAGGAGCGGCGGCAGCGAGAGCCGGGTCCCCGGCGCCAGGCACTTCTTGCCGCCGAGCAGCCGTCCTCCCACCACCACCTCGCAGTCGATGGCACCGTCGCGGCGGATCTCCCGCACCCGGAAGACCAGGTTGCCGTCGTCCAGGAGCAGCGTCGCCCCCGGCTCCAGGTCGCGAGCGAGGCCGGGATAGCTGATGCCGACCCGCTCGCGGCTGCCTTCCACCGGCTCCGGCACCAGCAGGAAGCGATCCCCCGGCGCCAGTTCCACGCTCCCGCCGGGGAAGCGGCCGATCCGCACCTCCGGTCCCCGGGTGTCGAACATGAGGCCGATGTGGCGACCCAGTCGCTCCGCGATCCGGCGGATCCGCTCGCTCCGCTCGCGCAGCTGCTGGCCGCCCCCGTGGGAGAGGTTGAGGCGGGCCACGTCCATACCCGCCTCCATCAGGGCGCGCAGCGCTTCCTCCGATTCGCTGGCGGGACCGATGGTGGCCACCACTTTGGTTCTGCGCAACCCGCCGCCCCCTTCCAGGCCCCGAAGCCGGCGTGCGGCGGGCCTCCCGGCCGCCCGCCGCCCGTCGCTTCAGATGGCCAGGATGGCCGCGAGCCGGTAGGTCTCGCGGTCGATATCCTTCCTCGCCGACACCACCTGCTCGTACGAGGTGAGCCGCACCTCGCCGTGGACCAGCCCGGCCATCACGCCGTGCCTTCCCTGCAGGAGGGCGTCCACCGCCGCCGCTCCCAGGCGCGAGGCGAGCAGCCGGTCCATGGCCGTCGGCGCCCCTCCGCGCTGGATATGCCCGAGGACGGTGACGCGCGTGTCGAGCCCCGTCCTCTCCTGGATCTTCTGCGCCACCTCGAAGCCGCGGGCGGCTCCCTCGGCCACCACGATGATGCTGTGCCGCTTGCCCGAGCGGTAGGCCGACTGGACCCGCTCGCAGATCGTCTCCATGGTCATGGGCTCCTCCGGCACCACGATGGACTCGGCGCCGTCCGCCAGCCCCGCCATCAGCGCGATGAAGCCCGAGTTCCGGCCCATCACCTCGACCACGAAGGTCCGCTCGTGCGCCGTCGCCGTGTCGCGGATGCGGTCGATGGCCTGGATGGCGGTGTTGACCGAGGTGTCGAAGCCGATGGTGGCGTCGGTGCCGGCCAGGTCGTTGTCGATGGTGCCGGGGACGCCCACCGTCCAGACACCGTGCTCCTCCAGGGCCATCGCCCCGCGGAAGGAGCCGTCCCCGCCGATGACGACCAGAGCCTCGACCTGGTGGCGGCGGAGCTGGGCCACCGCCTCGGCCTGACCTTCGGGGCTCTTGAAGGCCTCCGAGCGGGCCGTGTAGAGGATGGTACCGCCGCGGTGGATGATGTCCGCCACCGAGCGCCGGTCCATGGGCCGGAGCTCACCCCGGACCAGGCCCGCGTAGCCGTGTTCGACGCCCAGGACCTCCAGCCCCTCGTAGATGGCCTTCCGGACCACCGCGCGGATGGCCGCATTCATGCCCGGAGCGTCGCCACCGCTGGTCAGGACCGCGATCCGCTGCACCTCATGCCCCCCCGTCCGCCTCGCCAGACCCGGCCCTGGCCAGCACCTCGGCCAGGGCCGTCTGCGCTTCCTCCATCTCTACGTCCGGAAGAAGGATCTCCCACAGCGAGAGGTCACCGCGCCCCCCACCGGCCCGCACCCGGGCGAGGAAGCCCCGCTCGGCCAGCCCGCGCACGACCCGATCGGCCATCTCTCGTGTGGGCGCGACGTACAGGACCTGCCACACGCGCCCTCCCTCCCCGGCGGAGGCTCGCGCCAGGCTTCGCTCCGACCCGGCTCATTCCTGCCTGGATCCCGCCTCACTCCGGTGCGCCGGGCTTGTCCACCGCTTCCCCCGGCCCCTGCGCCCCGGCCGATCCCGGCGAGGGCTGCTCCTCCCGGGATGCCGCCGACTCCTCCCCGCCGCGGCGGGCCAGCGGGAGTCGGACGAAGAAACGTGCGCCCTCGCCCTCCCGGCTCTCCACGTCGAGCCGGCCGCCCTGGGCCAGGACCAGCCGCCGGCAGATGGAGAGGCCCAGGCCGGTCCCGCTGGGCTTGGTGGTGAAGAAGGGGTCGAAGATCCTCTCCAACCGGTCGGCGGGGATCCCGGGACCGTCGTCGGCCACCTCCACCACCGCCCAGCGTTCCTCCTGGCGGACCGACACCCTGACGTGCCCGCCGGTGCCCACCGCCTCCAGCGCGTTCCCGACCAGATTGAGGATCACCTGGCGCATGCTGTCGCAGCTGTGGCGCGCCACCACCGGCTCCTCCGGCTTCTCGTAAAGGAGCTCCACGCCGTGCGCCCGCGCCTGCACCTCCATCTCGCGGACGCTCTCCTCCAGGCAGCGCTGAAGCGGCTCGGTCGCCTGCTCGCTGGGTGAGAGCGGCCGCTCCAGGGCGATCAGATAGCTGGTCAGGTCACTCACCCGATCCATCTCGTGCAGCACCAGCCGCAGGAAGTCCTGCTGCTTTTCGCTGGCGGAGCGGTCGATCAGCTGCAGGTAGCCGCGGATGGCCGAGAGCGCGTTCCGGATCTCGTGGGCGGCGGCCGCCGCAGCCTGCTGCGCGTGCGGGATCGCCGCCTCCTCCGCCTCGCCCTGCCGGAGCGGGTCGACCCGGATGAGGGCGCCCAGCAGCTCCCCCCCGTCCAGCACGGCGCGGGCATGGACGTTCATGGGTCCGGGCCGGCTCGGCAGCCACGGGTCCAGGTTGAGGCGACGCTCCACCCGCCCGCGGGCCAGGAGCACCTCCTCGTCGACGCGCAACTCCGGGGGAAGGCCGGGAAAGATCTCCGCGACGCTCTTCCCCAGCAGCTCCCGGCCGGGCCGGAGGCAGAGCGAGGCCAGCCGGTCGCTCACCCAGACCAACCGGCCGCTGGCGTCCAGGACGCAGGCGCCGGTGCGCCCGCGGGCCAGCTCGTCCAGGAGCGCGCGCAGGAGGCTGATCTGGCGCTCGGCCGCCTCCGCCGAGGAGGGTGCCTCCACCACCAGCACCGCGCCGGCTACGGGTCCGTCGAAGCTGACCAGCGGGAGCACCTGGCCGTGAAGGCCGCCGCGCACCGTCAGCCGGCTGCTCCGGCCCCCCAGCGCCGCCTGGACCGCCCCACCCAGGTGGCCGCCCACCCGGCTGAAGAGCTCGCCGGACTCGGGCCCCTCGGGCTCGAGGTCGAGCCACCGCCGGGCGCTCGGGTTGGCGTAGACCGGCGCCCCGGTGGCGTCGAAGGCGACCACGGGCTCCTGGAGCAGGTCGATGGCGTCGCGTCGCAGGACCAGGTCGTTATGCAGGTAGAGATTGGGCAGCAGGCGGATGCGGCCTTCGCCGTCCATTCCGCGCACCTTCCTTCGCCAGCGTGAGAAGCTCCGCTCGACAGACGCCCCCGACGCCCTCCGAGACCGCCTGGCCGCTCCCGGTTCGCCTCGCGGCGGGGCCGTTGGCGTATTCGTCTTTTCCCCTGTATGCCAACCAATCCCTCCGTAGATGCCCGGCAGGCGACCTCGCGCCCGGCGCGAGGGTCGCCGCCTCCGTCCCGCCACCCGCCCCGGCGGGCCTCCCTCGCCGGCGGCTTCCGGGGCTCAGGGGGCGCCGCCCCGCTCCGGCGCCGTCCCGAGGGCCAGGAGGGACCAGGTGCCCGCCGCCAGCAAGTAGGCCAGCGCCGTCCACTGGAAGAGGAGCTGGAAGGCGCCGCGGTCCACCCAGCTCCCCGCCCAGGCCGTGGCCGCCGCCCAGGCGGCCTGCCAGGCGAGGTTCTGGAGCGCCGACAGCCAGGTCCGCCCGGCTCCCCGCACCGAGGCCATGGCGAACTGGCTGCGCAGGGGCTCGGCCGCGTTCATCAGGCCCGAGCGGAGGACCAGCACCACCCCTGCGGCGGCCAGCGACCCCGTCCGCGGGGCGGCCAGGAGGAGGGGCAGGGAGAGCAGCTCGAACCCGATCCCCACCCAGGCCGCTCTCCTCCGCCCCCGCCCCGCCAACCGGCCCGCCAGCAAGGCCAGGAGCGCCGTCGCCACCGAGCCCAGGGCGAAGACGGTCCCCACCTCCCCCGTGCCGGCGCCGAACCGGCGGACCAGGAAGACGTTCAGGTAGGGGACGACCAGCCCCGCCCCAGCCCCCGTCAGCGCCTCGACCAGGACCAGCAGCGCCGCCACCGCCAGGGTGCGGAGCCCGGGCCGACCGTCCAGCCGGGAAGGAGCGGGCCGTGCGGACTCCCCCGGCTCGGCCCCCTCTCTCCCCTCCCCTCCCTGGATTCGGCCGAGTCGCAACAGGGGAAAGAGCGCCGCGCCCGAGACCAGAAGCGTGACCAGGAGTGCGTTCCGCAATCCCGCGGGGGCGTGTGACCCGCCCACCAGCGCCGGCAGGCCACCACCCAGGAGGGAGCCGAGAACCAGGGCCACCTCGCTCAGCGCGTAGGCGCTGGAGAAGAGGAGGCTGGCGCGGCCGGGAGGCTCCAGCTCCGCCATCAGCGGGTTGGTCAACACCGCCAGCGCAGCGCCTGCGAGGCCCGCCGCCACGGCGGCCGCCAGCAGCGGCTGCGGCCTCGGCCAGAGCAGCGCCGCGGCCCCGGTCAGACCGGCCAGGCCGCCGCTGAGGAGGAAGACGCGCTCCGCGCCCCAGCGCCTTCCCAGCCAGCCCAGGGGGAGCGAGCCCGCCAGGCCCGCCACCGCGCCCACCGCCAGCAGCCTCCCCAGCCAGGAGGCCGGATAGCCCATCGCCAGCAGCCAGAGGTTGGTGGTCACCTGTTGCATCCCCTGGCCCAGCTGGACGAAAAAGAGGAAGAGCAAGAAGCTCCGGGAGCGCTCCGAAAGGGGAAGGTACCGTCGAAGCGCTTCCTGGAAGGAGGAGGGCATGCTACCCATCGGTGAGCGCCGCTTCACGGTGCGCGGCCGCGAGGTGACGCACTGGTTCGTCGACTCCCCCAAAGTGGCCTGTATCATCCCGGTCCTGCCCGACGGCCGCATCCTCCTGGAGCGGCAGTACCGCGCCGCCCTGGACAGCTGGATCCTGGAGCTGCCCGCGGGCAAGGCCGAGCCCGGCGAGGAGGTGGAGGCCTGCGCCCGCCGGGAGCTGGAGGAGGAGACCGGCTTCCGCGCCGGCCGCCTGCAGGAGCTCTTCTGGTTCTGGCCGGCGCCGGGCTACTCCAACGAGGAGATCCACCTCTTCGTGGCGCGGGATCTCCGGGACGGTGAACGGAGCCTGGACCCCGGCGAGGAGCTGGAGGTGGAGGCGCTCACCGTGGAAGAGTTCCTCGACGCCGTGGAGGCCGGGCGCATCCACGACGGCAAGACGCTCCTGGCCGCCGCGCATCTCCGCTGCCACGGCCTATCCGGCTGAACCCAGGCGGGCCGCCCCGGGACCGAAGCGTTCGCGGAGAAGCCGCAGCAGCTCCTCGTCCGCCTCCACCCGGATCGCCAGCTTCCGCCAGCGCCGGCCGTCGCCCTCGTCCAGCAGGACCGGTGAGCGACCCGGCCGGCGGCGGAGCTCCCGGCCGAGCCAGCGGTCCTCCTCGGGCGCCAGGAGCCGCCCGAGACGGAGGTAGAGGACAGGGGCGGGCGCCTGGGGGGAGGCATCCGCCTCCTCCAGGCGTTCGAGGCGCGTCGCCACCACCGTCGGCCGTTCCGGGCGGTCGTCCCGGGGCGAGTAGCGCCCCTCCACCAGGAGGAGCGGCGCCTCTCCCGCCAGGAGCGGCCCCGCCTGGGCCAGGAGGCGCGGAAAGAGGAGGACCTCCGCCTCCCCGCTCCCGTCGTCCAGGGTGAGGAAGCCCATCGGCTCCCCGTTCCGCGTGCTCCGCCGCCGCAGCTCCACCAGCGACCCCGCCACCCGCACGGTCTCGTCCGGCTGCCGCTCGCCCAGCCGCTCCAGCGGCGTCACCCCCAGGGCGGCCAGCCGCCGCTCCAGCCGGGTCAGCGGGTGCTCGCTCAGGTAGAAGCCCAGCGCCTCCTTCTCGTAGGCGAGGAGCCGCAGCGGAGGCCACTCGGGCCGCGCCGCCCCGGCGGCGGGCTCCACGGAGGCGAGGCGGGCGGAGGCGGACGTCTCCCCGAAGAAGGAGAGCTGGCCGCTCTGGCGCCGGGCTTCCTCGCCCTGGGCAGCCGCCAGCGCCGTGTCCAGCGAATCCGCCAGCGTGGCCCGGTTGGCGCCGAGCCCGTCGAGCGCGCCCGCCTTGACCAGGCTCTCCAGCGCCCGCCGGTTGAGCACCGCCGTGCCCGTCCGCTCCGCCAGGTCGGTCAGGCTGGCGAAGGGGCCCCCCGCCTCGCGCGCCTGGACCACCGCCTCCGCGGCCGCCACGCCCACGTTCTTGACCGCCGCCAGGCCGAGGCGAAGCGCCTGGCCCTCCGGCTCGGTCTGGACGCCGGAGTGGTTGACGTGGGGCGCCCGCACCTCGATGCCGAGGCGCCTCGCCTCGCGGATGTACTCGGCCACCTTGTCGCTGGCGTCCTGGACGCTGGCGATCAGCGCCGCCAGGAAGGCGACCGGCTCGTGGCACTTCAGCCAGGCGGTGCGGTAGGCGAGGATGCCGTAGGCGGCGGCGTGGGCGCGGTTGAAGCCGTAGTTGGCGAAGCGGAGGATCAGGTCGTACAGCTCCTCCGCGAGCTCGCGGGGGTGCCCGTTGCGCAGGCAGCCCCGGATGAACGCCTCGCGCTGGGCGTCCAGCTCCTCCCGTTTCTTCTTGCCCACGGCGCGCCGGAGGAGGTCGGCCTGGCCCAGGCTGAAGCCGGCCATCGCCGAGGCCACCTCCATGACCTGCTCCTGGTAGACGAGGATCCCGTACGTGTCGCGCAGGATCGGCTCCAGCAGGGGGTGCGGGTAGCGGACGCCGCCCTCGTGCTTGGCGCGGACGAACTCGGGGATGTTCTCCATCGGTCCGGGCCGGTAGAGGGCGACGGCGGCGATGATGTCCTCCAGCCGGGAGGGCTTCAGCTCCCGGAGCATCTCCCGCATGCCCGGCGACTCCAGCTGGAAGATGCCCGTCGTCTCGCCCCGGCCGAGCATCTCCAGCGTCTCCGCGTCGTCCTCCGGCAGGTCGTGGAAGTCGACCGGCGCCCCCCGCCGGCGCGCGATCAGCCGGTTGGCCTCCTCGATGACGGTGAGCGTCCGCAGCCCCAGGAAGTCGAACTTGAGCAGCCCCAGCTCCTCCAGCGTCCCCATGGGGAACTGGGTGACCACGGTGGTCTCGCCGTTGTGCTGCATCGCCTGGAGCGGCACCCGCTCCATCAGCGGCACGGGCGAGATGACGACGCCGGCGGCATGGACCGAGGCGTGGCGGGCGAGCCCCTCCAGGCGGCGAGCCACGTCGAACAGGGTGCGCACGCGCTCCGAGGAGGCGTAGGCGGCGGCCAGCTCGGGGTTGCCGGTCAGCGCCTCCTCCAGCGTGACGCCCGGCCGCTCGGGCACCATGCGCGCCATCCGGTCCACCTCGGCATAGGGGAAGCCGAGGGCGCGGCCGACGTCGC harbors:
- a CDS encoding Mrp/NBP35 family ATP-binding protein: MATKEEVLNVLGDVIDPELGRSITDLDMVREVRIDGGRVTVDVALTVAGCPLQGRIDEEVRRRVGALSGVEQVDVHLSVMDEQERQRLSQRLRGQEPGHTSSVTRPGSRTVVIGVASGKGGVGKSTVTANLAVALRRRGKRVGLLDADIYGFSIPRMLGIATRPVAIGNAIAPVEAYGMQVMSMGFFLEEDAAVIWRGPMLAGALDQFLNDVLWADLDYLVVDLPPGTGDVPMSLAQRLPQSKILLVTTPQEASVHVASRAAFMATKMNQEMLGVVENMAFLVCPHCGERIDVFGSGGADALAQAIGQPVLARIPLAPAIREGGDEGRPVAAADEESPLRQAFDELAKVVVERTAQASPARRQIVGPRIGF
- a CDS encoding pyridoxal phosphate-dependent aminotransferase encodes the protein MALAERTEGLAASPTMAMDARAKALVRQGVDVISFSVGEPDFDTPEVIKEAALAAMRRGQTKYTAVQGLPELREAVAANLAEELGLDVDPARIVVSNGAKQSIFNVLFALAGPGDEVVVPAPYWVSYPEQIRLAGATPVIVPTRVEEGFHLDLEALEAAIGPRTRAILLNSPSNPSGAVLGRGELEAVAELALRHGLWIISDEIYRHLVFGVEHVSVAQLGPEVRARTVLIDGVSKAYAMTGWRIGWAVAEDRALVEAMTAIQSHLTSAPSTISQWAAVAALRQAGEAARAMVEEFDRRRRRVVELIRRTPGFELPREPEGAFYAFPSIRPLLGRAVAGRQVNDGDDLAELLLEEAHVAVVPGAGFGLPEYLRLSYATSLERIEEGFRRLASALRVS
- the pyk gene encoding pyruvate kinase; the encoded protein is MRRTKVVATIGPASESEEALRALMEAGMDVARLNLSHGGGQQLRERSERIRRIAERLGRHIGLMFDTRGPEVRIGRFPGGSVELAPGDRFLLVPEPVEGSRERVGISYPGLARDLEPGATLLLDDGNLVFRVREIRRDGAIDCEVVVGGRLLGGKKCLAPGTRLSLPPLLPEDEADLRLGLELGIEFVAASFIQTADDVLAVRRFLEENASPAARLPEIITKIETRHGVDRFEEILEVSDGIMVARGDLGLEMPTEDVPFIQKRIIALANRAGKPVITATQMLESMVEHASPTRAEAADVANAVMDGTDAVMLSAESATGAHPVEAVRMMARIAERADAELVARRQGAQPPSSPATVTDAISRASVATAAALGAAAIITPTQSGRTARVVAAQRPAAPILAVTPESGTARRLSLVWGVEPLVLARQRSSDEVIERAVAAALESGRVANGDVVVITAGFPVGVSGTTNTLKVHTVAAVLGRGQGIGKEAASGPVCLVEDATAAASAFRDGDVLVVPRIDPEMVVYAQRAAALVVREGGLSSPSAIVALNLGRPAIVGYQPESAEELRPGETVTVDPVHGLLYRGRVHRI
- the pfkA gene encoding 6-phosphofructokinase, with the translated sequence MQRIAVLTSGGDAPGMNAAIRAVVRKAIYEGLEVLGVEHGYAGLVRGELRPMDRRSVADIIHRGGTILYTARSEAFKSPEGQAEAVAQLRRHQVEALVVIGGDGSFRGAMALEEHGVWTVGVPGTIDNDLAGTDATIGFDTSVNTAIQAIDRIRDTATAHERTFVVEVMGRNSGFIALMAGLADGAESIVVPEEPMTMETICERVQSAYRSGKRHSIIVVAEGAARGFEVAQKIQERTGLDTRVTVLGHIQRGGAPTAMDRLLASRLGAAAVDALLQGRHGVMAGLVHGEVRLTSYEQVVSARKDIDRETYRLAAILAI
- a CDS encoding glutamate decarboxylase encodes the protein MWQVLYVAPTREMADRVVRGLAERGFLARVRAGGGRGDLSLWEILLPDVEMEEAQTALAEVLARAGSGEADGGA
- a CDS encoding ATP-binding protein, producing the protein MDGEGRIRLLPNLYLHNDLVLRRDAIDLLQEPVVAFDATGAPVYANPSARRWLDLEPEGPESGELFSRVGGHLGGAVQAALGGRSSRLTVRGGLHGQVLPLVSFDGPVAGAVLVVEAPSSAEAAERQISLLRALLDELARGRTGACVLDASGRLVWVSDRLASLCLRPGRELLGKSVAEIFPGLPPELRVDEEVLLARGRVERRLNLDPWLPSRPGPMNVHARAVLDGGELLGALIRVDPLRQGEAEEAAIPHAQQAAAAAAHEIRNALSAIRGYLQLIDRSASEKQQDFLRLVLHEMDRVSDLTSYLIALERPLSPSEQATEPLQRCLEESVREMEVQARAHGVELLYEKPEEPVVARHSCDSMRQVILNLVGNALEAVGTGGHVRVSVRQEERWAVVEVADDGPGIPADRLERIFDPFFTTKPSGTGLGLSICRRLVLAQGGRLDVESREGEGARFFVRLPLARRGGEESAASREEQPSPGSAGAQGPGEAVDKPGAPE
- a CDS encoding MFS transporter, encoding MLFLFFVQLGQGMQQVTTNLWLLAMGYPASWLGRLLAVGAVAGLAGSLPLGWLGRRWGAERVFLLSGGLAGLTGAAALLWPRPQPLLAAAVAAGLAGAALAVLTNPLMAELEPPGRASLLFSSAYALSEVALVLGSLLGGGLPALVGGSHAPAGLRNALLVTLLVSGAALFPLLRLGRIQGGEGREGAEPGESARPAPSRLDGRPGLRTLAVAALLVLVEALTGAGAGLVVPYLNVFLVRRFGAGTGEVGTVFALGSVATALLALLAGRLAGRGRRRAAWVGIGFELLSLPLLLAAPRTGSLAAAGVVLVLRSGLMNAAEPLRSQFAMASVRGAGRTWLSALQNLAWQAAWAAATAWAGSWVDRGAFQLLFQWTALAYLLAAGTWSLLALGTAPERGGAP
- a CDS encoding NUDIX hydrolase codes for the protein MLPIGERRFTVRGREVTHWFVDSPKVACIIPVLPDGRILLERQYRAALDSWILELPAGKAEPGEEVEACARRELEEETGFRAGRLQELFWFWPAPGYSNEEIHLFVARDLRDGERSLDPGEELEVEALTVEEFLDAVEAGRIHDGKTLLAAAHLRCHGLSG
- a CDS encoding DNA polymerase III subunit alpha encodes the protein MTGFVHLHMHSEYSLLDGMIRVQELARAAREMGMPAVALTDHGVLYGAVDFYKACQQEGVRPILGCELYVAPGSRFERSPGPHGEPYYHLTLLAEDDRGWRNLMALVSLASLEGTYRRPRVDRELLERYHEGLIALSGCLSGELSARLLRGDVQGAREAARFYRDLFGPESFFVELQDHGLAAQQQLLPRLAELARELGVGVVATNDAHYPRREDAPAHEVLLCIQTATTVEDPGRMRFDSDQFYIKSPEEMAERFAWCPEALENTLRIAERCRVELPFGRMELPDYPLPPGHDAASYLRQLCEERLPVRYPEAARRVAGGDVRRRLEHELAVIGRMGYAGYFLIVWDFIDWARRQGIAVGPGRGSAAGSLVAYLLGITDVDPLRHRLVFERFLNPERVSMPDIDIDIEDRRRGEVIDYVVRKYGADRVGQIITFGRMLARAVVRDVGRALGFPYAEVDRMARMVPERPGVTLEEALTGNPELAAAYASSERVRTLFDVARRLEGLARHASVHAAGVVISPVPLMERVPLQAMQHNGETTVVTQFPMGTLEELGLLKFDFLGLRTLTVIEEANRLIARRRGAPVDFHDLPEDDAETLEMLGRGETTGIFQLESPGMREMLRELKPSRLEDIIAAVALYRPGPMENIPEFVRAKHEGGVRYPHPLLEPILRDTYGILVYQEQVMEVASAMAGFSLGQADLLRRAVGKKKREELDAQREAFIRGCLRNGHPRELAEELYDLILRFANYGFNRAHAAAYGILAYRTAWLKCHEPVAFLAALIASVQDASDKVAEYIREARRLGIEVRAPHVNHSGVQTEPEGQALRLGLAAVKNVGVAAAEAVVQAREAGGPFASLTDLAERTGTAVLNRRALESLVKAGALDGLGANRATLADSLDTALAAAQGEEARRQSGQLSFFGETSASARLASVEPAAGAARPEWPPLRLLAYEKEALGFYLSEHPLTRLERRLAALGVTPLERLGERQPDETVRVAGSLVELRRRSTRNGEPMGFLTLDDGSGEAEVLLFPRLLAQAGPLLAGEAPLLLVEGRYSPRDDRPERPTVVATRLERLEEADASPQAPAPVLYLRLGRLLAPEEDRWLGRELRRRPGRSPVLLDEGDGRRWRKLAIRVEADEELLRLLRERFGPGAARLGSAG